The Thamnophis elegans isolate rThaEle1 chromosome Z, rThaEle1.pri, whole genome shotgun sequence genome contains a region encoding:
- the CDCP1 gene encoding LOW QUALITY PROTEIN: CUB domain-containing protein 1 (The sequence of the model RefSeq protein was modified relative to this genomic sequence to represent the inferred CDS: inserted 1 base in 1 codon), translated as MGEAWWVALPLARLMFAAVLALLKAGAFEISLPLGGNITVKIKPGFSFLNTCALREGKKPHFLEKIIEPGQKFQFTFDCSTPEKYWSILVEKNIDCLSGQCPFGDIQLQPPGLPHLNRTFIWEAKANRRVGLELKFSPWLRQILPGDTCPDQIIYNISSRLGKDRVQIGTFCRNGSVSRVKAQGDAILTLQLPWDSKLAASGVKLASRSSIQRLCIIESTFKGKSSATLMSAXYPLGLPEDELMTWQFVLPSSLRADINFINYTKPNCERKYVRVEYSLPDYSPDTRVLSLDDVQPVNIPGSFNLSLYGCDQDDSSGLLRLLFKVIVNYPKNEENVTYKIDLTHEKTNLTIYSKSSMNECLICVHSSRNCRPNVTLEYGVTYFATFLCQNLDNIRIIAEQKYSLLECQNM; from the exons GTGCTTTTGAAATTTCTCTTCCTCTGGGTGGAAACATAACAGTTAAAATAAAACCtggattttcttttctaaataccTGTGCACTGCGTGaaggaaaaaaacctcatttttTGGAGAAAATCATAGAGCCTGGACAGAAGTTTCAATTTACCTTTGATTGTTCCACACCAGAGAAATATTGGTCCATACTTGTGGAGAAAAATATTG ATTGTCTGTCAGGTCAATGTCCTTTTGGAGATATTCAGCTTCAGCCTCCAGGGTTGCCACATCTTAATAGGACTTTCATTTGGGAGGCTAAAGCTAACCGAAGAGTTGGACTTGAACTGAAATTCTCTCCATGGTTAAGGCAAATTCTGCCTGGAGACACCTGCCCTGATCAAATTATTTACAACATTAGCAGTCGTCTGGGAAAAGATAGAGTCCAAATTGGAACCTTCTGCAGAAATGGTTCAGTGTCACGGGTAAAGGCACAAGGTGATGCTATTTTGACTCTTCAACTTCCTTGGGATTCAAAACTCGCAGCCTCTGGAGTTAAGCTTGCAAGTAGATCATCCATACAAC gccTCTGCATTATAGAATCTACATTTAAAGGCAAATCATCAGCAACTTTGATGTCTG AATATCCATTGGGGTTACCTGAAGATGAACTCATGACATGGCAATTTGTTCTTCCATCCAGTTTAAGAGCAGATATCAACTTCATCAATTATACAAAACCAAACTGTGAACGGAAATATGTGCGGGTGGAATACTCATTACCTGATTATTCTCCAGATACTAGAGTCTTATCCCTGGATGATGTGCAACCTGTCAATATTCCTGGCAGTTTTAACCTTTCCCTGTATGGATGTGACCAAGATGACTCCTCAGGGCTCCTCAGACTCTTATTTAAAGTGATAGTAAATTACCCTAAAAATGAAGAGA atGTAACCTACAAAATTGATCTAACACATGAGAAGACTAATCTTACAATTTATTCGAAATCATCAATGAATGAATGTTTGATCTGTGTTCACTCTAGCAGAAACTGCAGACCAAATGTGACATTAGAATATGGTGTCACATATTTTGCTACCTTCCTGTGTCAAAATTTGGATAATATAAGGATAATTGCTGAGCAAAAGTATAG tttgCTGGAATGCCAGAACATGTGA